A window of Candidatus Lokiarchaeota archaeon contains these coding sequences:
- the glyS gene encoding glycine--tRNA ligase yields the protein MSGDRDFSDVISALAIKRGFFWGPSPEIYGGSSGFYDLGPLGKLLKNRLERVIRKEFVKADFWEIESPTVAPREVWEASGHLEGFIDPIVTCDKCGQTYRADTLIKQEAPDVKVEAMSLEDMSNTIQELEIECPSCSGSFGEVESYNLMLKTRLGLDQEAYLRPETATTTYLLFKRLMTFFRDKLPASVFQIGKAYRNEISPRQGLLRLREFTQVEGQIFITDEDEEDWPDYETIKQVEMPLLSAEAQLEKEDAEVSMTEVGDAKENDHFETEAYAWCVYLAYEIFSGMGFTDSNMRLRQHLPDERAHYAKDAWDVEIHTDSFGWIECCGVHDRGDYDLKRHQEYSGESMTVNVGDKKVVPNVLEIAFGVERPLYCLIDNAYRKDEKRVWLKFEPEVAPVQVAVFPLMSKDKLMKPAREIYEDISESGLICQFDYSGSIGRRYRRQDEIGTPFCITIDYDTLEDRTVTIREIESMKQIRRHKDELVSVLTDLVKGRKDFQVLLEREN from the coding sequence ATGTCCGGAGATAGAGACTTCAGTGATGTTATTTCCGCTTTAGCAATAAAGAGAGGCTTCTTCTGGGGACCATCCCCCGAAATATACGGTGGAAGCTCCGGATTCTATGATTTGGGGCCGCTAGGTAAACTTCTCAAAAATCGCCTTGAGCGAGTAATTAGGAAGGAATTTGTCAAGGCTGATTTCTGGGAAATCGAGAGCCCAACGGTAGCTCCTCGAGAGGTATGGGAAGCTTCGGGACACTTGGAAGGCTTCATCGACCCCATAGTAACCTGTGATAAATGCGGACAAACCTATCGAGCTGATACCCTTATCAAGCAGGAAGCTCCTGATGTGAAAGTCGAAGCCATGAGTCTTGAAGACATGTCTAATACCATTCAAGAGCTTGAAATAGAATGTCCTTCTTGTTCAGGCTCGTTTGGAGAGGTTGAATCATACAATCTTATGCTCAAAACGAGGTTAGGATTAGATCAAGAGGCTTATTTGCGGCCAGAAACGGCAACAACGACCTATCTCCTATTCAAGCGGCTCATGACGTTCTTCAGGGACAAACTGCCTGCATCAGTATTCCAGATTGGCAAAGCCTATAGAAACGAGATTTCACCTCGTCAAGGTCTTCTGAGACTCAGAGAGTTCACTCAAGTGGAAGGTCAGATTTTCATAACAGATGAAGATGAAGAAGACTGGCCTGATTACGAAACCATCAAACAAGTAGAGATGCCTTTGCTTTCTGCTGAGGCCCAGCTTGAGAAAGAAGATGCCGAGGTATCGATGACTGAAGTTGGAGATGCCAAAGAAAACGACCACTTTGAAACTGAAGCTTATGCCTGGTGCGTATATCTAGCATATGAGATATTTAGCGGCATGGGTTTCACTGATTCGAATATGAGACTGCGTCAACATCTACCTGATGAACGTGCTCACTATGCAAAGGATGCTTGGGATGTGGAAATCCACACTGATAGCTTTGGCTGGATTGAGTGCTGTGGTGTTCATGATCGAGGAGATTACGATTTGAAGCGCCATCAGGAATACTCCGGCGAAAGTATGACTGTGAATGTGGGTGACAAGAAGGTCGTGCCAAATGTACTTGAGATTGCTTTCGGTGTTGAACGACCCCTTTACTGTCTTATTGACAACGCCTACAGAAAAGATGAGAAACGTGTATGGCTTAAATTTGAGCCCGAAGTTGCACCGGTTCAAGTAGCTGTATTTCCCTTGATGAGCAAAGATAAGCTGATGAAACCTGCTAGAGAAATCTACGAAGATATCTCTGAGAGCGGTTTGATCTGTCAGTTCGACTACAGCGGCTCAATAGGCCGAAGATATCGGCGGCAGGATGAGATTGGTACTCCATTTTGTATTACCATAGATTATGATACACTTGAAGATAGAACCGTCACAATACGAGAAATTGAAAGCATGAAACAGATTCGCAGACACAAGGATGAGCTAGTATCAGTTCTTACAGACTTGGTTAAAGGGAGAAAGGACTTCCAGGTGTTGCTTGAGCGAGAGAACTAA
- a CDS encoding DUF4445 domain-containing protein, whose translation MAGVTVDIGTSKIVVRLTRSGTPPPIAERVLPNPQSFAGSDIISRARYAVASSSQAKKLRAVTVEAIDSAIHDMLHYQTLGREELGEVVVVGNTVMHHLFHGLELDSLLSHPYTPSSRRVIETFAPTAGLPSAGSVPCYSPAVIAAFVGSDASANLASSEVWEYTEPVLILDIGVNTEILLWDGEKLWVASVASGPAFEGMSFACGVEAGNGAIDTVSIDKEADEINYNVIGGGKASGICGSGVVSLLSEMLETNLLLKTGSINRELDSTRIKSSGSVRYFEMAEKNQDSSECDIYLTQPEIRDLQLAKSAIAAGIYAVMRECETSVSSVAEVHVTGSFGSSLDFEAAKNIGMLPAFENSYHVAKADGPSMGAAKILCEPRIKERCHQLTLDAHYVDLEHNRFFNRAFPVTRLFQPWSSLMVNMNER comes from the coding sequence ATGGCTGGGGTTACCGTCGATATAGGTACATCCAAAATAGTGGTTCGACTGACTAGGTCTGGAACCCCCCCTCCTATTGCTGAGCGGGTTCTTCCGAACCCTCAATCATTTGCTGGTTCTGACATCATATCCCGTGCAAGATACGCTGTTGCATCTTCTTCTCAGGCAAAGAAACTTCGAGCTGTTACTGTCGAGGCAATTGACTCAGCCATACATGACATGCTTCATTATCAAACTCTCGGACGGGAGGAACTGGGCGAGGTCGTGGTAGTTGGCAATACGGTGATGCATCATCTTTTTCATGGCTTAGAACTGGATTCCCTCCTCAGCCATCCCTACACTCCTAGTTCTCGTCGTGTCATCGAAACTTTTGCTCCTACTGCAGGTTTACCGTCTGCGGGCAGCGTTCCGTGCTATTCCCCTGCTGTAATAGCGGCATTTGTCGGATCTGATGCCTCTGCCAACCTAGCTTCTTCAGAGGTCTGGGAATATACGGAACCAGTTCTGATTCTTGATATTGGTGTGAATACAGAAATCCTACTTTGGGATGGAGAGAAATTGTGGGTTGCTTCAGTTGCATCTGGTCCCGCCTTTGAAGGTATGTCTTTTGCTTGTGGTGTAGAAGCTGGGAATGGTGCAATTGATACAGTATCAATCGACAAAGAGGCTGACGAGATTAACTACAATGTTATCGGCGGCGGAAAGGCTTCGGGCATTTGTGGTTCTGGTGTTGTTTCTTTGCTTTCTGAGATGTTAGAAACCAACTTACTCCTGAAAACAGGATCCATCAACCGAGAATTGGATAGCACTCGAATCAAAAGCTCTGGTTCCGTAAGGTACTTCGAAATGGCAGAGAAGAACCAAGACTCTTCTGAATGCGATATCTACCTAACCCAACCTGAAATCCGAGATTTACAACTTGCTAAATCAGCGATAGCAGCGGGTATCTATGCAGTTATGCGGGAATGCGAAACCTCCGTATCAAGTGTTGCAGAGGTTCACGTTACAGGTTCTTTTGGGTCTTCTTTGGATTTCGAAGCTGCGAAGAATATTGGTATGCTTCCTGCCTTCGAAAATTCATACCACGTGGCAAAAGCCGATGGGCCGAGTATGGGCGCAGCGAAGATTCTCTGTGAACCTAGAATAAAGGAAAGATGTCACCAATTGACATTGGATGCACATTATGTCGATCTTGAACATAACCGCTTCTTCAATCGAGCTTTCCCAGTAACCAGACTCTTCCAACCTTGGAGCTCGCTAATGGTGAATATGAACGAAAGGTGA
- a CDS encoding hydroxymethylglutaryl-CoA reductase, degradative translates to MVKDSRLSGFYNLPREKRIDKLMQLTGLDEETLGPLINPGQIEMGILDHMIENVIGSMTLPLGIATNFKINGTDYLVPMAIEEPSVVAAASHAAKIARIHGGFKAVQRDSMMIAQIQAVKVPAPHSASIDVLNAKDEILELANEQDPILVKLGGGAKDLRTRVIHTRRGPMMIAELLVDTKDAMGANAVNTMAEAVAPLIEEITGGQVLLRILSNLADRRLVHASAKFDAEELGGEQVVDGILDAWAFAEADPYRCATHNKGVMNGIDAVIIATGNDFRAIESGAHSYAAIGGYSSLTKYEKGKDGNLIGSIELPLAVGLVGGATKVHPVARACVDILGVDTADELAEVVASVGLAQNLAALRALASEGIQEGHMALHARNVAATAGASGEEIQKVADILVKEGKINTERATEILQELRKS, encoded by the coding sequence ATGGTCAAAGATTCGAGGTTATCTGGCTTCTACAATCTCCCCCGAGAGAAGAGAATCGACAAGCTCATGCAGTTGACCGGCCTTGATGAAGAAACACTTGGCCCATTGATCAACCCAGGACAAATTGAGATGGGAATTCTAGATCACATGATTGAAAATGTCATTGGCTCTATGACACTGCCTTTGGGAATCGCAACGAACTTCAAAATCAACGGCACCGATTACCTAGTTCCAATGGCAATCGAAGAGCCCTCAGTAGTTGCTGCAGCAAGTCATGCTGCCAAGATTGCCAGAATCCATGGTGGTTTCAAAGCAGTACAGCGAGACTCAATGATGATTGCTCAGATTCAAGCGGTCAAGGTTCCTGCCCCTCATTCTGCGAGCATTGACGTTCTGAATGCTAAGGATGAAATACTCGAGCTTGCAAATGAACAAGACCCGATTCTTGTCAAACTAGGTGGAGGCGCCAAGGACCTTCGGACACGAGTCATTCATACTCGACGGGGGCCCATGATGATTGCCGAGCTCTTGGTGGACACTAAGGATGCCATGGGAGCAAATGCTGTCAACACAATGGCTGAAGCAGTCGCTCCACTAATTGAAGAAATCACGGGCGGACAAGTGCTTTTACGAATCCTTTCAAATCTTGCAGATAGACGACTCGTCCATGCTAGTGCGAAATTCGATGCAGAAGAGCTAGGTGGAGAACAAGTTGTCGATGGAATTCTTGATGCTTGGGCGTTTGCAGAAGCAGATCCCTACAGATGTGCAACTCACAACAAGGGCGTCATGAATGGAATAGACGCAGTAATAATAGCAACTGGAAATGATTTCCGAGCAATCGAATCTGGAGCACACAGCTACGCAGCAATAGGAGGCTATAGCAGCCTTACCAAGTACGAGAAAGGTAAGGATGGGAACCTAATTGGGTCAATTGAACTGCCACTCGCGGTCGGTCTTGTTGGTGGAGCCACAAAAGTGCATCCTGTTGCTAGGGCATGCGTTGATATTCTGGGTGTGGATACCGCAGATGAACTGGCAGAAGTAGTTGCCAGTGTAGGACTCGCTCAGAATCTTGCTGCCTTGCGAGCTCTGGCATCAGAAGGCATACAAGAAGGACATATGGCTTTGCACGCAAGAAATGTTGCAGCTACAGCAGGAGCTTCAGGTGAAGAAATTCAGAAAGTAGCAGATATCCTAGTGAAGGAAGGAAAGATAAACACTGAGAGAGCCACAGAAATCCTCCAAGAATTGCGCAAATCATAG
- a CDS encoding universal stress protein, translated as MSEDVEPKKETRAEIDRILVAVDGSEHSDKAVKYACSIGPNMNAEVILLHVVPMLVSATPYHDTVSDQPFLALQKVGEDILTKAKNLASNLDCEVTDLIDHGDPASRIIEIAEEKNADLIIMGSRGLSGLKRLFVGSISDKVTNHAKCPVMLVR; from the coding sequence ATGAGTGAGGATGTAGAGCCAAAAAAAGAGACCAGAGCAGAAATCGATAGAATATTGGTTGCCGTGGATGGGTCAGAGCACTCAGACAAGGCTGTCAAGTACGCTTGCTCAATAGGGCCTAATATGAACGCAGAGGTAATTCTCCTTCACGTCGTGCCTATGCTTGTATCCGCAACCCCTTATCATGATACGGTTTCAGATCAACCCTTTCTGGCGCTGCAGAAGGTCGGTGAGGATATATTGACAAAGGCCAAAAATCTCGCTTCTAACCTCGATTGCGAGGTCACTGATCTCATTGACCATGGTGATCCTGCGAGTCGTATTATAGAAATCGCAGAAGAGAAAAACGCTGATCTTATCATAATGGGTTCACGAGGTTTGAGTGGTCTTAAGAGGCTCTTTGTTGGCTCAATAAGTGACAAGGTTACTAACCACGCGAAATGTCCTGTTATGCTGGTACGCTGA